Proteins from one Porites lutea chromosome 3, jaPorLute2.1, whole genome shotgun sequence genomic window:
- the LOC140931748 gene encoding uncharacterized protein has translation MAEKLILMNEMLDEAVDELLGCEDKGEIRLIGSITPFMRNDLKRNANFYEVLVPLYSVSEFRSHFQMTRTTFEAFSREVAATGSIPRGNRFGRKPIPIYKQVLTFIWFISNMESMRSVTDRFNVTLRSLGWIRKRVSEAVITLREEYIKWLNDTFRLDFLLSECYQIKEGWPGSVHDSRILRNSSLCSTAANKFPGDTHLLGDGGYPLQRWLITPCRDNGHLSRQQQRFNQILSSIRQVVERAICLLKGRWRKRSLLELLDIELMVHLIMTECVLHNFCILHDDFDENYFLDNDDSVDDGCVGLDGCAPGGSGGVRLAEAKRIQVMNIIC, from the exons ATGGCGGAGAAACTTATCTTGATGAATGAAATGTTGGATGAAGCAGTCGATGAGCTTCTCGGCTGTGAAGACAAAGGAGAAATTCGTTTAATAGGATCGATAACGCCTTTCATGAGAAATGACCTTAAGAGAAATGCTAACTTTTATGAGGTCTTGGTTCCGTTATACTCTGTCAGTGAATTCAGATCCCACTTTCAAATGACGAGAACAACGTTCGAGGCATTTAGCAGAGAAGTGGCAGCCACAGGTTCAATCCCTAGAGGAAATCGTTTTGGAAGAAAACCAATACCCATTTATAAGCAGGTTTTGACGTTTATTTGGTTTATTTCCAACATGGAAAGTATGAGGTCTGTCACCGACAGGTTCAATGTTACCCTCAGAAGCTTAGGGTGGATCAGAAAGAGGGTATCTGAAGCAGTGATAACTCTCCGAGAAGAATACATCAAATGGCTGAATGATACGTTTAGAttggattttcttttgtcagagTGTTATCAAATTAAAGAAG GATGGCCGGGATCAGTGCATGATTCTCGTATTCTAAGAAATTCCTCTCTGTGTTCAACTGCTGCCAATAAGTTCCCTGGAGACACCCATCTCCTTGGTGATGGTGGCTACCCATTACAAAG GTGGCTCATAACACCCTGCCGTGATAACGGACACTTGAGCCGTCAACAGCAGCGTTTCAATCAGATACTGTCTTCAATTCGGCAAGTGGTTGAAAGAGCAATATGTCTTCTGAAGGGAAGATGGCGCAAACGTAGCCTGCTTGAACTCCTAGATATAGAATTGATGGTCCATTTGATTATGACAGAATGTGTTCTCCACAATTTCTGTATTTTACATGATGACTttgatgaaaattattttttagatAATGATGACAGTGTAGATGATGGCTGTGTTGGGCTTGATGGATGTGCACCAGGGGGCTCAGGGGGTGTTAGACTAGCAGAAGCAAAACGAATCCAAGTAATGAATATCATTTGTTAA